One Miscanthus floridulus cultivar M001 chromosome 11, ASM1932011v1, whole genome shotgun sequence DNA window includes the following coding sequences:
- the LOC136494926 gene encoding fasciclin-like arabinogalactan protein 7, with product MKCAVALLAAVMVCVSALHAGAHRPLVKPSHATTLQMTGTLPPTPQAKRTANLTAILTLDGPFRTFLGYLQQTNLVEVFQSQAYLTDQGITIFVPVDRAFAAVKPPGLSDLSVQQLKNLMMYHSLPKHYELADFERLSQTRPVTTLAGGLYTVNVTYDAGTVHVHSTWAHAKIVGSVSVDAPMAIYELDRVLLPDTLFHAQPPGGEPLTEPDPVVTAQYGTPGVADAPVSACGDDDGRVACYAAAAALGAVMALVAL from the exons ATGAAGTGCGCCGTGGCGTTGCTCGCGGCCGTGATGGTGTGCGTGTCTGCACTGCACGCCGGCGCGCATCGGCCGCTCGTCAAGCCGTCCCACGCAACGACGCTGCAGATGACCGGCACATTGCCGCCTACGCCACAGGCCAAGCGCACCGCCAACCTCACCGCGATCCTGACCCTGGACGGGCCCTTCCGCACCTTCCTCGGCTACCTGCAGCAGACCAACCTCGTGGAAGTGTTCCAGAGCCAGGCGTACCTGACGGACCAGGGCATCACCATCTTCGTCCCCGTCGACAGGGCCTTCGCCGCCGTCAAGCCGCCG GGGCTGTCGGATCTCTCCGTGCAGCAGctcaagaacctgatgatgtACCACTCGCTGCCCAAGCACTACGAGCTCGCGGACTTCGAGCGGCTGAGCCAGACCAGGCCGGTGACGACGCTCGCCGGCGGGCTGTACACGGTGAACGTGACCTACGACGCGGGCACCGTCCACGTGCACTCCACGTGGGCCCACGCCAAGATCGTCGGGAGCGTGTCCGTGGACGCGCCCATGGCGATATACGAGCTCGACCGGGTGCTGCTCCCGGACACGCTCTTCCACGCCCAGCCGCCCGGTGGTGAGCCCTTGACGGAGCCGGATCCGGTTGTAACGGCGCAGTACGGCACGCCGGGAGTGGCGGACGCCCCAGTCTCGGCGTGCGGAGACGACGACGGTCGGGTCGCGTGCTATGCGGCCGCCGCGGCTCTCGGTGCAGTGATGGCGCTGGTCGCATTGTGA
- the LOC136492889 gene encoding fasciclin-like arabinogalactan protein 7: MEPKSAVLAIAMLCLALPRATLSQRTSSRVVETPAPAPALHHVNLTELLALAGPYGTFLDYLTRTDVIRTFQSQANATTDHDHDQGGVTVFAPQDSAFAAVDGAALSNLTADQLRTLMLCHGVPRYLPLSSFAALAASGPVPTFAGGVPGCALNVTDAAGRIHVTSGWTRAARLVSSVYSTPPVAVYALDRVLLPEQVFPTEPAVAPVPAPAAGGGDATDAVPAATERGDSNSSSCRFGARRVLVGYLALMSFGFLLM; the protein is encoded by the coding sequence ATGGAGCCCAAGTCAGCCGTCCTTGCCATCGCGATGCTGTGCCTCGCGCTGCCCCGGGCCACATTGTCACAGCGGACATCGTCACGGGTAGTCGaaacgccggcgccggcgccagcgCTGCACCACGTCAACCTCACCGAGCTGCTCGCCCTCGCGGGGCCATACGGGACGTTCTTGGACTACCTCACCCGGACCGACGTGATCCGGACGTTCCAGAGCCAGGCCAACGCCAccaccgaccacgaccacgaccaggGCGGCGTCACCGTGTTCGCGCCGCAGGACTCGGCGTTCGCGGCCGTCGACGGCGCCGCGCTGTCCAACCTCACCGCGGACCAGCTCCGGACGCTCATGCTGTGCCACGGCGTGCCTCGGTACCTCCCGCTCTCCTCCTTCGCGGCGCTGGCCGCGTCGGGACCCGTGCCCACGTTCGCGGGCGGCGTGCCGGGGTGCGCGCTGAACGTCACCGACGCCGCCGGGAGGATCCACGTCACGTCGGGCTGGACCCGGGCGGCCAGGCTCGTCAGCAGCGTGTACTCCACGCCGCCGGTCGCTGTGTACGCGCTCGACAGGGTGCTGCTGCCGGAGCAGGTGTTCCCGACCGAGCCCGCCGTGGCGCCCGTGCCCGCGCCGGCGGCGGGCGGGGGTGACGCGACCGACGCCGTGCCGGCCGCTACCGAGCGTGGAGACAGCAATAGTTCGTCGTGCCGGTTCGGTGCACGTCGCGTTCTCGTTGGATACTTGGCCTTGATGTCTTTCGGATTTCTGTTGATGTAG